A section of the Pseudanabaena mucicola str. Chao 1806 genome encodes:
- a CDS encoding GIY-YIG nuclease family protein has product MDRVNELGDASVSFPFEVHAIIFCQNAPELVKLLHKRFHLRRVNKVNERKEFFKVDIEEIAEAVKQIAKETNSIQGEIHITKSAAAMDYRKTVAILEKRYQAK; this is encoded by the coding sequence ATGGATCGAGTCAATGAATTGGGAGATGCATCAGTATCATTCCCATTTGAAGTTCACGCGATCATTTTTTGTCAGAATGCTCCTGAGCTAGTAAAGCTACTACATAAGCGGTTTCACCTTCGTCGTGTAAACAAAGTTAATGAGCGCAAAGAGTTTTTTAAAGTTGATATAGAAGAGATCGCCGAAGCGGTCAAACAGATTGCAAAAGAAACCAATTCAATCCAAGGCGAAATCCATATCACCAAATCTGCTGCTGCAATGGACTATCGCAAAACTGTAGCCATACTAGAGAAAAGGTATCAGGCTAAATAG
- a CDS encoding DUF3352 domain-containing protein, whose product MTERKPNLLPVIGGAAVVVAGGVGAYFFFNKPAILPTSNPAAGTLSIVPKQTLLAMSISTDGAALSQIEQFLSPETKKLYDTELEKFRKNLSSNDFDYDKDVKPWIGKSVTIAFLPSGKKASLLPSKSTSAIQPRYVPMSNTGSIQFVQSKDKDQAEPASEVPNLLLVIEVKDKTGAEKFLADKVKTKAGGKEKQSDYKGVKITQFGEGSNASAIATVGDYLIVAPREQITQKAIDTFKGEASIASAASADDLKLKNTVAQIYIPNFGESIVELAALNPKAETIPPESLEQLKKIKSVNLGFGIDDAGIRFKALGKFDASAFAALKNSPNKIISQIPSQTFAVISGFNIKNSWEEFTKSAEKNPEIKKSLDEARSQLKSSPLALDLDKDIFGWMDGEYAFASVSGKPEGILAQTQGLAPVLLLQTSNRSAGESLLTKLDDFISKNGGKVSKKNVGDVSVTEWSVPGAPGEIISHGWSQKDTVFITASPIVSLFVPKPESALDADATFKSVVSTLPSNNVGYFYIDADRTWGIIQSFLPPAEKEKIPSEVKALITSVRGLAVTAAYTNQDTAEFEAILALKKGGQ is encoded by the coding sequence ATGACTGAAAGAAAACCGAATTTACTGCCAGTTATTGGCGGTGCTGCTGTAGTAGTTGCTGGTGGTGTAGGAGCTTACTTTTTCTTCAATAAGCCAGCTATTTTGCCTACTAGCAATCCTGCTGCAGGGACACTCAGCATTGTCCCCAAACAGACCCTATTAGCAATGTCTATCTCTACTGATGGTGCAGCCCTTTCTCAAATAGAGCAATTTTTGTCTCCAGAAACCAAAAAACTCTACGATACTGAACTGGAAAAATTTAGAAAGAATCTTTCCTCAAACGATTTTGACTATGATAAAGACGTAAAGCCTTGGATTGGCAAAAGTGTAACGATCGCTTTTTTGCCATCGGGCAAAAAAGCTAGCCTATTACCTAGCAAATCAACTTCTGCAATCCAACCTCGCTATGTCCCCATGAGCAATACGGGGTCAATTCAGTTTGTACAGAGCAAGGATAAAGATCAAGCTGAGCCTGCATCTGAAGTTCCGAATTTGCTCTTAGTAATTGAGGTGAAAGACAAGACTGGAGCTGAGAAATTTTTGGCAGACAAGGTTAAAACCAAAGCGGGTGGGAAAGAAAAGCAATCTGATTACAAGGGTGTAAAAATCACACAATTTGGAGAAGGCTCTAATGCTAGTGCTATTGCCACAGTAGGCGATTACTTGATTGTTGCGCCTCGTGAACAAATCACCCAAAAGGCGATCGATACCTTTAAAGGCGAAGCTTCTATTGCAAGTGCGGCAAGTGCTGATGATCTCAAGCTCAAAAATACTGTCGCTCAAATTTATATTCCCAACTTCGGCGAATCAATCGTTGAGCTAGCAGCATTAAATCCCAAAGCCGAAACTATTCCTCCCGAATCTTTGGAACAGTTGAAGAAGATTAAATCCGTCAACTTGGGTTTTGGCATTGATGACGCAGGTATTCGCTTTAAAGCACTCGGCAAATTTGATGCATCCGCATTTGCTGCGCTCAAGAACTCTCCTAACAAGATTATCAGTCAAATTCCTTCCCAAACATTTGCAGTAATTTCTGGATTTAATATCAAGAATTCATGGGAGGAATTTACCAAGTCAGCCGAGAAGAATCCTGAAATCAAGAAAAGTCTTGATGAAGCCCGATCACAACTGAAGTCTTCTCCCTTGGCTCTTGATCTAGACAAAGATATTTTTGGATGGATGGATGGCGAATATGCGTTTGCATCAGTATCTGGTAAGCCCGAGGGCATTCTTGCTCAAACTCAAGGGTTAGCCCCTGTTCTGCTACTCCAAACCAGTAATCGTTCTGCTGGTGAATCATTGCTTACTAAATTGGATGATTTTATTTCCAAGAATGGCGGCAAGGTGAGCAAAAAAAATGTTGGTGATGTTTCTGTCACTGAATGGTCTGTTCCTGGTGCGCCAGGAGAAATCATCTCTCATGGTTGGAGTCAAAAAGATACTGTCTTTATCACAGCTTCGCCAATCGTGTCTCTCTTTGTACCGAAGCCTGAAAGTGCATTAGATGCTGATGCTACTTTCAAATCTGTAGTTAGTACCCTACCTTCAAATAACGTTGGCTATTTCTATATTGATGCTGATAGAACTTGGGGTATTATTCAAAGTTTCTTGCCTCCTGCGGAGAAGGAAAAGATTCCTTCTGAGGTGAAGGCTTTGATTACTTCTGTACGTGGTTTAGCTGTAACAGCCGCTTATACTAATCAAGATACTGCTGAATTTGAGGCTATTCTCGCACTTAAAAAGGGTGGTCAATAG
- a CDS encoding NAD(+) kinase yields MPKVGIVYNDAKPVAEQVALDMKLWLEKRNIDTVLATGNGGILGYGKPDAPVCHTPIESLVPLGFDRDTMFVVALGGDGTVLSACRQIAPLGLPLLNVNTGHMGFLTETYLTDWEEALSQVVEGLYVVERRSMMTVRVYDSKGLLWEALSLNEMVLHREPLTSMCHFEVQIGRHIPVDIAADGVIISTPTGSTAYALSAGGPVIEPGIPVFQLIPICAHSMASRALVFANTEKTIVTPANRHRLVLVVDGNAGCYVYPDYRVEVERSRYPARFIRLQKGKFFKVLREKLGWGLPHISKPTSDDWA; encoded by the coding sequence GTGCCAAAAGTCGGTATTGTCTATAACGACGCAAAGCCAGTTGCTGAGCAGGTAGCATTAGATATGAAATTGTGGCTCGAAAAGCGCAACATCGATACTGTGCTGGCGACGGGAAATGGTGGTATTTTGGGCTATGGTAAGCCAGATGCTCCCGTTTGTCACACTCCAATCGAGAGCTTAGTTCCTTTGGGCTTTGACCGCGACACCATGTTTGTGGTCGCACTGGGAGGTGATGGCACAGTATTGTCAGCTTGTCGCCAAATTGCGCCATTGGGTTTACCATTGCTTAACGTTAATACAGGACATATGGGTTTTTTAACGGAAACCTATTTGACGGATTGGGAAGAAGCATTGTCCCAAGTTGTCGAGGGGCTATATGTGGTTGAGCGACGATCAATGATGACAGTGCGGGTTTATGACAGTAAAGGCTTGTTATGGGAAGCTTTGTCACTCAATGAGATGGTATTGCACCGTGAACCCTTGACCAGTATGTGTCATTTTGAGGTGCAGATTGGTCGTCATATTCCTGTAGATATTGCGGCGGATGGTGTAATTATTTCTACGCCTACAGGTTCAACAGCCTATGCCCTATCTGCGGGAGGTCCTGTCATTGAACCTGGAATTCCAGTATTTCAGCTTATTCCTATTTGTGCCCACTCCATGGCATCAAGGGCCTTGGTCTTTGCTAATACCGAAAAAACGATCGTTACCCCTGCCAATCGTCATCGTTTAGTATTAGTAGTTGATGGCAATGCTGGATGCTATGTCTATCCTGATTATCGGGTTGAAGTTGAGCGATCGCGCTATCCTGCAAGGTTTATTCGCTTACAAAAGGGGAAATTCTTTAAGGTTTTGCGCGAAAAGTTAGGCTGGGGCTTGCCACATATTTCCAAGCCAACTTCAGACGATTGGGCTTAA
- a CDS encoding glycosyltransferase family 9 protein: protein MMRILALVPGGTGNQLLFFPTLDTLKQQYPNAEIDVVVEPRAIATYRISQSVNRVLKFDFSDRNSLADFGNLLGTIRDREYDAAILSKPSFSINALLWLSGIPKRISFAGAGEFLLTDVIPVDPEEYIAVQNHNLLIGLGIQKPAPSIKVNLPKNDLDWTSGEQKRLDIQKSGFILLNCGAFANYPAESWAEIAQSIKDKLPDLPIVAIDSVNNADLLKQFTTKFPNLLITSPTDIGKLTAMIASANLFICAEGDAMQLGVAVGTALVAILSSTISASALLPIQEKRVKYVQAVKGQSLKDIPAQTVLAKIWEG from the coding sequence ATGATGCGAATACTGGCATTGGTTCCAGGTGGGACTGGCAATCAGTTACTGTTTTTCCCGACACTGGATACCCTCAAACAACAGTATCCCAATGCCGAAATTGATGTGGTGGTCGAGCCACGGGCGATCGCTACCTATCGAATTAGCCAATCTGTCAATCGCGTACTTAAATTTGATTTTAGCGATCGCAACTCTTTGGCAGATTTTGGCAATTTACTTGGGACAATCCGCGATCGCGAATACGACGCGGCAATTCTTAGCAAACCTAGCTTCTCGATTAATGCTTTGTTATGGCTAAGCGGTATTCCCAAGCGAATTTCCTTTGCTGGAGCAGGTGAATTTTTGCTAACAGATGTGATTCCCGTAGATCCCGAAGAATACATCGCCGTACAGAACCATAACCTGTTGATCGGGCTTGGCATTCAAAAGCCAGCCCCATCGATCAAGGTTAATCTTCCCAAAAATGACTTGGATTGGACATCAGGTGAACAAAAACGCCTTGATATTCAAAAAAGTGGCTTTATCTTGCTAAATTGTGGTGCATTTGCCAACTATCCTGCGGAAAGCTGGGCAGAGATTGCCCAAAGTATTAAAGATAAACTGCCAGATTTGCCAATTGTCGCGATTGATAGTGTCAACAATGCTGATTTACTGAAGCAGTTCACCACGAAATTTCCTAATCTTCTGATTACAAGCCCCACGGATATTGGCAAACTTACTGCCATGATTGCTTCAGCAAATCTATTTATCTGTGCGGAAGGTGATGCAATGCAGTTGGGCGTTGCAGTTGGTACTGCCTTAGTCGCTATTTTAAGTTCGACGATATCCGCATCTGCTTTATTGCCGATTCAAGAAAAAAGAGTGAAATATGTACAGGCTGTAAAGGGACAATCCCTCAAAGATATTCCAGCCCAAACGGTTCTTGCCAAGATTTGGGAAGGTTAA
- a CDS encoding type II toxin-antitoxin system Phd/YefM family antitoxin, translating to MIELKNIHSLSDFKRNAKEFIERIKSTQSPMVLTVNGKAEVVVQDAHAFQAICDRAEQAEAELRALKLATLQQDINLGIAQLKNGDYTEYDSDTLPNLLENIKNRGQKRLAHQNESI from the coding sequence ATGATCGAGCTAAAAAATATCCATTCCCTGAGCGACTTCAAGCGCAACGCCAAAGAATTTATTGAACGCATTAAATCAACACAATCGCCTATGGTTCTAACCGTTAACGGTAAAGCTGAAGTCGTTGTCCAAGATGCTCATGCTTTTCAAGCAATATGCGATCGGGCAGAGCAAGCCGAAGCTGAACTTCGCGCACTGAAACTTGCAACACTACAACAAGACATTAACCTCGGAATTGCACAACTCAAAAATGGTGACTACACCGAATACGATTCAGACACATTACCTAATCTATTAGAAAACATTAAAAATCGTGGTCAAAAACGCTTAGCTCATCAAAATGAATCGATTTAA
- a CDS encoding AAA family ATPase, whose translation MKINSFNFRNNSQNWHLEKTNFDNLNLLIGASGVGKTRILKALYLICNVSQGEVQMLEDVEWSIDFSHLGQRYRWELKALNPTEKTFSSEQNHSEIAEEKLIKFADGNEPTEILHRTKTESTLNKSQIPKLKRTESAITLLTEEESIAPIADAFKRFIFNETLQNVEMSLSLDPSSIILSLPLNAQLKLINTDQAAYSKALEIFKETSIHFATILKAYYLKKYFPQMFDEIKEAYIEIFPSVKDIRITVNKQSDKNYNLLLEIQEHGSENWIPQYRISSGMYVTLTYLIEITSAPEGSVFVVDEFENSLGINCMPQLTDFILDKSPNLQFILTSHHPYIINNIPWKTWQLVSRTNGTIRTRKALDIPELNTASSLDKFTQLINLLEHEEETA comes from the coding sequence ATGAAAATCAATAGTTTTAATTTTAGAAATAATAGCCAGAATTGGCATCTAGAGAAAACTAACTTTGATAACTTAAACCTATTAATTGGTGCTTCTGGAGTTGGCAAAACTAGAATTCTTAAAGCACTTTATTTAATCTGTAACGTTTCTCAAGGCGAAGTCCAAATGTTAGAAGATGTAGAATGGTCTATTGACTTTTCTCATTTAGGACAAAGGTATAGATGGGAGCTAAAAGCATTAAACCCAACTGAAAAAACTTTTTCTAGTGAGCAAAATCACTCTGAGATTGCAGAAGAAAAACTCATTAAATTTGCAGATGGTAACGAACCTACAGAAATTCTGCATCGCACTAAAACAGAATCTACATTAAATAAAAGTCAGATACCAAAACTTAAAAGAACTGAAAGTGCAATTACTCTTCTCACTGAAGAAGAATCTATAGCCCCAATAGCCGATGCATTCAAAAGATTTATTTTCAATGAAACACTTCAAAATGTAGAAATGTCTCTGAGTTTAGATCCTAGTAGCATAATTTTATCATTACCCTTAAATGCTCAACTAAAATTAATAAATACCGATCAAGCTGCTTATTCCAAAGCTCTAGAGATATTCAAAGAAACTTCTATACATTTCGCGACAATACTTAAAGCTTACTACCTAAAAAAATATTTTCCACAAATGTTCGACGAGATAAAAGAAGCTTATATTGAGATTTTCCCCAGTGTAAAAGATATCAGAATTACCGTAAATAAACAGTCAGATAAAAATTATAATCTTCTCCTTGAAATTCAAGAACACGGCTCAGAAAACTGGATTCCTCAATATCGAATCTCCTCTGGTATGTACGTTACCCTAACCTATTTGATAGAAATAACATCCGCTCCTGAAGGATCAGTATTTGTCGTCGATGAATTTGAGAATAGTTTAGGCATTAACTGCATGCCCCAGTTAACAGATTTTATTCTAGACAAATCACCTAATCTACAATTTATTCTGACCAGCCATCATCCCTATATCATCAATAACATCCCTTGGAAGACTTGGCAGTTAGTGAGCAGAACCAACGGCACAATAAGAACGAGAAAAGCTCTAGATATTCCTGAACTCAATACAGCATCTAGCTTAGACAAGTTCACACAACTCATTAATTTACTCGAACATGAGGAAGAAACTGCGTGA
- a CDS encoding type II toxin-antitoxin system RelE/ParE family toxin produces MNRFKISRQADRDLEDMWVYLAQNDSLTADLLLAKVLDKFPMLAQFPEMGRSRKELSEELRSFPVKPYIIFYKNMETHFEIVRILHHSRDIENQF; encoded by the coding sequence ATGAATCGATTTAAGATATCCCGACAAGCAGATCGTGACCTTGAGGATATGTGGGTATATCTTGCTCAAAATGATTCCCTAACAGCCGATTTATTACTTGCAAAAGTCCTTGACAAGTTTCCTATGCTTGCACAGTTCCCTGAGATGGGTAGAAGCAGAAAAGAGCTTTCAGAAGAACTGCGTAGTTTTCCAGTTAAGCCATACATTATCTTCTATAAAAACATGGAAACCCACTTTGAAATTGTGCGTATTCTGCATCACTCTAGAGATATTGAAAATCAGTTCTAA
- a CDS encoding pentapeptide repeat-containing protein gives MSQSLNFANQNLRDRSFKGRNLVGADFSGADLRGCDFYRSQLKFANFSNVRTGRSPRQIAITNCVAFMIALIFAGTALISTILLITFILTFIFGTEIVNRNTIYWVAIIAIVVFAVGFAIAFTCNFSLSHTKSIFTATPISLIVAFASGYFGSTFTKILVSGAFNAITNSITSNSFAALLTFLAIEPLQIFGSLYLFRLLINISRTAIGTKFQYADLTKASFHKANLVSCDFTNAITNEVNWEQAQITKCKL, from the coding sequence ATGAGTCAAAGTCTTAACTTTGCAAACCAAAATTTGCGTGATCGCTCCTTTAAAGGTAGAAATTTAGTCGGTGCTGACTTTAGTGGTGCTGACCTGCGTGGATGTGACTTTTATCGATCTCAACTTAAATTTGCCAATTTTTCCAATGTGCGGACTGGAAGAAGTCCACGTCAGATTGCGATCACAAATTGCGTTGCGTTTATGATCGCATTGATATTTGCAGGAACAGCATTAATATCGACGATCCTACTGATTACCTTTATCCTGACTTTCATCTTTGGGACTGAAATTGTTAATCGCAATACGATCTATTGGGTTGCCATTATCGCAATTGTGGTCTTTGCCGTTGGTTTTGCGATCGCTTTTACCTGTAACTTTTCCCTCTCTCATACCAAGAGTATTTTTACGGCTACACCTATTTCTCTAATTGTTGCATTTGCATCAGGATATTTCGGTTCAACATTTACGAAAATATTAGTATCTGGTGCTTTCAATGCAATCACCAATTCCATAACATCTAATAGCTTCGCGGCTCTACTCACATTTTTAGCGATCGAGCCATTGCAAATTTTTGGCAGTCTCTACTTATTTCGCCTTTTGATTAATATCTCACGCACAGCCATAGGTACAAAATTCCAATATGCCGATTTGACCAAAGCCTCATTTCACAAGGCAAACTTAGTGAGTTGTGATTTTACTAATGCCATTACCAATGAGGTTAATTGGGAACAAGCTCAGATCACAAAATGTAAGTTATAA
- a CDS encoding M48 family metallopeptidase — protein sequence MGFRSLSLANPINPELPTYTVRISDRAKCVRIALSVDKGLEVVIPKNYDYLKIPEIIHQKRDWILHNQRKLDEREAFLQSQSPHKLPDLIKLRSISEEWQIIYNQTVTKFDSITISEQKEKFQLIISGNIADTKACKTLLKQWLMRKAEKHLFSWLRRVSIQTNLPYRTTTIRGQKTLWGSCSRDRNISLNYKLLFLETQVVEYVLLHELCHTIHMNHSTQFWNLVGKFEPNYKTLDTSLNQAWQIIPAWLGL from the coding sequence ATGGGATTTCGTTCTCTATCCTTAGCCAATCCAATCAACCCAGAGTTGCCAACCTACACAGTACGGATCAGCGATCGCGCAAAATGTGTCCGCATTGCCCTGTCAGTTGACAAGGGACTAGAGGTGGTGATTCCTAAAAATTACGATTACTTAAAAATCCCAGAAATCATTCATCAAAAGCGTGATTGGATTCTTCACAATCAACGCAAACTTGATGAGCGTGAAGCATTTTTGCAATCCCAATCCCCCCATAAGTTGCCCGACTTGATTAAGTTGCGATCAATAAGTGAGGAATGGCAAATTATCTATAACCAAACAGTTACTAAATTCGACTCGATCACAATAAGCGAACAAAAGGAAAAGTTTCAGCTAATTATCAGTGGCAACATCGCCGACACCAAAGCCTGTAAAACCCTGCTTAAGCAATGGCTGATGCGAAAAGCGGAAAAGCATCTGTTTAGTTGGTTACGCCGAGTTAGTATTCAAACTAACCTGCCTTATCGTACTACCACAATTCGGGGGCAAAAAACTCTGTGGGGTAGTTGTTCCAGAGATCGCAATATTAGCCTCAACTACAAGCTTTTATTTCTAGAAACTCAGGTAGTGGAATATGTCCTCCTCCATGAGCTATGCCACACCATCCATATGAACCATTCCACCCAGTTTTGGAATTTAGTGGGTAAGTTTGAGCCAAATTACAAAACTTTAGACACATCCCTCAATCAAGCATGGCAAATAATTCCTGCATGGTTGGGTTTGTAG
- a CDS encoding ArnT family glycosyltransferase has product MKINKWAIAILLWGFLFRATSAIYLNTGFDEAYYYLYTQNLDWSYFDHPPLVALTTGIGVWLTGAVTPFTIRIGSVLFYTGTLIFSYLTSKRLFGDRAATLTLGILTTIPIFQIAFGILTLPDNALMFFWSASLYVAATEFFPSSNLYDDKPYQPTYRLAIIAILVGLAFLGKYHGVILGGGLVLFCLLSPRHRCALFSIWTLVAITLFTITISPVLFWNAQHEFASFRFQSGRAVPSQGYNFEGLLVTFLVALGYLFPTFGFPLWWTSFRTLGELVQFSNRRLSGIQNEALEKENLDLELLYQKRLLILCISMPIFCGFTFMGGFIQILPSWHMPGFFGATLLLGERAALIQIKRPKFIRNWLWGSGIVILPLLLIGLLHVHMGLAQKGGDAAIAGGFWEAKDDPSTQMIDILQLRQAFVDSPKLKEELQKADFVFSNSFFVAGQVGMAIEPLGKKVTCFDSDLRGFAYWSKAQEFVGKTSLFISSEQFMKDERFPDPLAKYQDYFQSLEKLADIHIKRGGQTVQIFPVYRTSPMLKPYPRPYG; this is encoded by the coding sequence GTGAAAATTAATAAGTGGGCGATCGCCATATTATTGTGGGGTTTCCTCTTTAGGGCTACGTCCGCTATCTATCTCAATACAGGCTTTGACGAAGCATATTACTATCTCTACACCCAAAATCTCGACTGGAGCTATTTTGATCATCCACCATTAGTAGCTTTAACCACAGGAATTGGTGTATGGCTTACGGGTGCAGTTACGCCCTTTACCATTCGCATTGGTAGCGTTTTATTCTATACAGGAACCTTAATTTTTTCCTATCTCACCAGTAAAAGGCTATTTGGCGATCGCGCTGCCACGTTGACTCTAGGGATTTTAACAACGATCCCGATTTTTCAGATTGCCTTTGGTATTCTCACCTTGCCAGATAATGCACTAATGTTTTTCTGGTCCGCTAGCTTATATGTAGCCGCTACAGAATTTTTCCCATCAAGTAATCTTTATGACGATAAGCCCTATCAACCGACTTACCGCCTCGCAATCATAGCTATTTTGGTAGGGCTAGCCTTTTTAGGTAAATATCATGGAGTGATCCTTGGCGGTGGACTGGTGCTATTTTGCTTGCTTAGTCCTCGACATCGCTGCGCCCTATTCTCTATCTGGACATTGGTAGCTATCACTCTATTTACGATCACAATTTCCCCTGTTTTATTCTGGAATGCTCAACATGAATTTGCGTCGTTCCGATTTCAGAGTGGTCGCGCAGTGCCATCTCAGGGTTATAACTTTGAAGGATTGCTGGTGACATTTTTAGTGGCTTTAGGCTATCTCTTCCCAACTTTCGGTTTTCCTCTTTGGTGGACTAGTTTTCGCACTTTGGGAGAACTAGTGCAGTTTAGTAATCGCAGACTTAGTGGAATTCAGAACGAAGCACTAGAAAAAGAAAACCTTGATCTAGAGCTACTGTATCAAAAGCGATTACTCATTCTCTGCATATCGATGCCAATTTTCTGTGGCTTCACTTTTATGGGTGGATTCATCCAAATTCTCCCCTCATGGCATATGCCTGGGTTCTTTGGCGCAACTCTTTTGTTAGGCGAACGAGCTGCATTGATACAGATCAAGAGACCAAAATTTATCCGCAATTGGCTTTGGGGCTCGGGTATAGTGATTTTGCCGCTATTATTGATTGGTCTGCTCCATGTGCATATGGGGCTTGCTCAAAAAGGTGGTGATGCGGCGATCGCAGGTGGATTTTGGGAAGCCAAAGATGATCCTTCTACACAAATGATTGATATCCTGCAATTGCGTCAAGCCTTTGTGGATTCGCCTAAACTTAAGGAGGAGTTACAAAAGGCAGATTTTGTATTTAGCAATAGTTTCTTTGTGGCAGGGCAGGTCGGCATGGCGATCGAGCCTTTGGGCAAAAAAGTGACCTGCTTTGACTCCGATCTGCGTGGCTTTGCCTATTGGAGTAAAGCCCAAGAATTTGTCGGCAAGACTTCTCTGTTTATCAGTTCTGAGCAATTTATGAAGGATGAAAGATTTCCCGACCCTTTAGCGAAATATCAAGATTATTTTCAATCCCTAGAAAAACTTGCTGATATTCATATTAAGCGTGGTGGTCAAACAGTTCAGATCTTTCCTGTTTATCGCACTTCTCCAATGCTAAAGCCCTATCCGCGTCCCTATGGCTAG